taaataaaaaaaaatatctcagcAAAAATCGGGAATTAATAAACTCtaataaatttatctgaaacCCCAAAGTAAAAGCtaacatagaataaaatatcGCTCCTTGAAGGATATAATAGCAAAgaattaagtgaaataaaatactcaCCTTAACCAGAGCTTCTTCTGCTTGTTTCTGAATTCCCTGTACACCTTGAGTAGCTGAACCTAGTACAGATGATTGAACTTGTGTCAGAGAACCTAAAGCTGCTGTAGGAATTTCTTTAAGATCTGAAATGGCGCCCATTGCTTTGGTCTGTACATCAGCGATGGTGTTTTGTATATGTTTTGGAACTTCTTGTACAGTTTGTATAACTTCTTGTGATTTTTCCTGAACTCCTGACAGCActtgttgcaaattttttccaACGCCACCAACTGCATTTTGAGCACCTCCCGTTAGAGCACCAAGAGCTGCCATTGGCATTTGTTGAAGACTTGCAAGACTATCTTGACCTTTAACTTGAATATCAGACTCGGTCTTTTTCACTGTCTCTGTTACATTTTTTAGACTTTCTTCAGcttcattctttttgttttgtaactCAAGACTAGCTGACGATACGAAGCcttctgttttgcttttaatttcatttgctttATCTTCAGCTTGTTTAGTGGCTGATTGAACTTGAGATTCTACATTTCCAATTTGGGATTTAAATTGGGATTCAGCGGAAGAAATTGTTGCTGCAGCTTTTGATTGCAACTGAGATTCTGCTTCcgaaacttttgattttaattggATACTAGCAGTGGAAATTGCATTCTCTGCTTGTGACTGGAAACCTTTTACTTGATTTTCAGCTTCCTTTGCCTTATTTTGTAGCTGAGCCGTGGTACTGGTTACAGCACTTTCAGCGGAAGTTTGAAGGTTCTTGAGGGCTGTTTCTGCTTCCCGAGTTTTTGAATCAAGTTCACTTTGGGCTTTATTTTGAAGGTCTTGCACCTTTGCTTCAGCTTCTTTCTGTTTCGTTTCAATAGTTTCTTGTGCTTTTGACTGAAGATTCTGCACAGCACTTTCAGCATCACGTACTTGTGCTTCAGCTTTGGAATGAAGATTTTTCACAGCTGCTTCAGCTTCAGATGCCTTACTCTGAAGCTGAGAGGCAGAATCTGAAACAGTTTTTTCAACCTTGCTTTGAAGATTCTGAGCGGCAGTCTCCGCTTCCTTTGCCTTTTCATCAATTTGACTGGTGACTTTTGCAGCATTTTGTTGGGCTTtggcttgaatatttaaaacagtagCCTGAGCTTTTGCGTGCACATCTTGAATACGGGATTCTAGCTCAGCATTTGCATCGGCTATGCTTTTCTCGGCTTTAGATTTCATATCTAAAGCAGCTGTTTCAgcatttttgatatttgaatCAATTTGTGCTTGAGTCttagattgaaaattttgaaatttattttctgcctCTTTGGTTTTAGATTGAATTAATTCATTCGTGTCAGACACTGCTTTTTCAGCTTGTGATTGggtttctttcaatttattttctgcttcttttgctttattttgaagTGCTGATTGAGTTGATGAAATGGACTGTTGAACCTTTGATTGCGTTTCTTTAGCTTTGTTTTGAATGTTTTCAGTAGTATCTTGGATGGCTTTCTCAGCGTCAGACTTGGCTTTATTCAATTCTCCTTCGGTTTCTTTTACTT
Above is a window of Parasteatoda tepidariorum isolate YZ-2023 chromosome 5, CAS_Ptep_4.0, whole genome shotgun sequence DNA encoding:
- the LOC107456769 gene encoding myosin heavy chain, clone 203 isoform X5, whose product is MGCVSSVFQYGSYVIDEKAAPEAREENDKTAGDVPSTEDLPNKIAENDTEPIKVETIKLEEKDEKDKDIGEPTVMEFERVRETKLEKEKTIKDSGETTEKTVFTEYQESVKVEENKSPAEKEKKSKSFFPSFSSKKKSLSSSFNSFTKSAKDAGNKLESAAADANKELQNKAAELEEGARQLQGQAEAKVKETEGELNKAKSDAEKAIQDTTENIQNKAKETQSKVQQSISSTQSALQNKAKEAENKLKETQSQAEKAVSDTNELIQSKTKEAENKFQNFQSKTQAQIDSNIKNAETAALDMKSKAEKSIADANAELESRIQDVHAKAQATVLNIQAKAQQNAAKVTSQIDEKAKEAETAAQNLQSKVEKTVSDSASQLQSKASEAEAAVKNLHSKAEAQVRDAESAVQNLQSKAQETIETKQKEAEAKVQDLQNKAQSELDSKTREAETALKNLQTSAESAVTSTTAQLQNKAKEAENQVKGFQSQAENAISTASIQLKSKVSEAESQLQSKAAATISSAESQFKSQIGNVESQVQSATKQAEDKANEIKSKTEGFVSSASLELQNKKNEAEESLKNVTETVKKTESDIQVKGQDSLASLQQMPMAALGALTGGAQNAVGGVGKNLQQVLSGVQEKSQEVIQTVQEVPKHIQNTIADVQTKAMGAISDLKEIPTAALGSLTQVQSSVLGSATQGVQGIQKQAEEALVKAVDDGTGNINEAVVKIQAGVRGYLTRKSLKEKKEKTDTSDDKESTPTNDLLASTENQAKSILDENLLSSDAALEEFLKEQNIESPQLTEEELSWLQEGAYEGDQEQAATKIQAAFRGFKVRKDSPQSK
- the LOC107456769 gene encoding putative leucine-rich repeat-containing protein DDB_G0290503 isoform X3, translated to MGCVSSVFQYGSYVIDEKAAPEAREENDKTAGDVPSTEDLPNKIAENDTEPIKVETIKLEEKDEKDKDKTVFTEYQESVKVEENKSPAEKEKKSKSFFPSFSSKDSLSFMSETPTSRPTSFVSQTSSEVFHPVIREEVKTEIVTPPSGLFTSNTQAHDSVEIENEKKSLSSSFNSFTKSAKDAGNKLESAAADANKELQNKAAELEEGARQLQGQAEAKVKETEGELNKAKSDAEKAIQDTTENIQNKAKETQSKVQQSISSTQSALQNKAKEAENKLKETQSQAEKAVSDTNELIQSKTKEAENKFQNFQSKTQAQIDSNIKNAETAALDMKSKAEKSIADANAELESRIQDVHAKAQATVLNIQAKAQQNAAKVTSQIDEKAKEAETAAQNLQSKVEKTVSDSASQLQSKASEAEAAVKNLHSKAEAQVRDAESAVQNLQSKAQETIETKQKEAEAKVQDLQNKAQSELDSKTREAETALKNLQTSAESAVTSTTAQLQNKAKEAENQVKGFQSQAENAISTASIQLKSKVSEAESQLQSKAAATISSAESQFKSQIGNVESQVQSATKQAEDKANEIKSKTEGFVSSASLELQNKKNEAEESLKNVTETVKKTESDIQVKGQDSLASLQQMPMAALGALTGGAQNAVGGVGKNLQQVLSGVQEKSQEVIQTVQEVPKHIQNTIADVQTKAMGAISDLKEIPTAALGSLTQVQSSVLGSATQGVQGIQKQAEEALVKAVDDGTGNINEAVVKIQAGVRGYLTRKSLKEKKEKTDTSDDKESTPTNDLLASTENQAKSILDENLLSSDAALEEFLKEQNIESPQLTEEELSWLQEGAYEGDQEQAATKIQAAFRGFKVRKDSPQSK
- the LOC107456769 gene encoding myosin heavy chain, clone 203 isoform X7; protein product: MEFERVRETKLEKEKTIKDSGETTEKTVFTEYQESVKVEENKSPAEKEKKSKSFFPSFSSKDSLSFMSETPTSRPTSFVSQTSSEVFHPVIREEVKTEIVTPPSGLFTSNTQAHDSVEIENEKKSLSSSFNSFTKSAKDAGNKLESAAADANKELQNKAAELEEGARQLQGQAEAKVKETEGELNKAKSDAEKAIQDTTENIQNKAKETQSKVQQSISSTQSALQNKAKEAENKLKETQSQAEKAVSDTNELIQSKTKEAENKFQNFQSKTQAQIDSNIKNAETAALDMKSKAEKSIADANAELESRIQDVHAKAQATVLNIQAKAQQNAAKVTSQIDEKAKEAETAAQNLQSKVEKTVSDSASQLQSKASEAEAAVKNLHSKAEAQVRDAESAVQNLQSKAQETIETKQKEAEAKVQDLQNKAQSELDSKTREAETALKNLQTSAESAVTSTTAQLQNKAKEAENQVKGFQSQAENAISTASIQLKSKVSEAESQLQSKAAATISSAESQFKSQIGNVESQVQSATKQAEDKANEIKSKTEGFVSSASLELQNKKNEAEESLKNVTETVKKTESDIQVKGQDSLASLQQMPMAALGALTGGAQNAVGGVGKNLQQVLSGVQEKSQEVIQTVQEVPKHIQNTIADVQTKAMGAISDLKEIPTAALGSLTQVQSSVLGSATQGVQGIQKQAEEALVKAVDDGTGNINEAVVKIQAGVRGYLTRKSLKEKKEKTDTSDDKESTPTNDLLASTENQAKSILDENLLSSDAALEEFLKEQNIESPQLTEEELSWLQEGAYEGDQEQAATKIQAAFRGFKVRKDSPQSK
- the LOC107456769 gene encoding myosin heavy chain, clone 203 isoform X12 — protein: MSETPTSRPTSFVSQTSSEVFHPVIREEVKTEIVTPPSGLFTSNTQAHDSVEIENEKKSLSSSFNSFTKSAKDAGNKLESAAADANKELQNKAAELEEGARQLQGQAEAKVKETEGELNKAKSDAEKAIQDTTENIQNKAKETQSKVQQSISSTQSALQNKAKEAENKLKETQSQAEKAVSDTNELIQSKTKEAENKFQNFQSKTQAQIDSNIKNAETAALDMKSKAEKSIADANAELESRIQDVHAKAQATVLNIQAKAQQNAAKVTSQIDEKAKEAETAAQNLQSKVEKTVSDSASQLQSKASEAEAAVKNLHSKAEAQVRDAESAVQNLQSKAQETIETKQKEAEAKVQDLQNKAQSELDSKTREAETALKNLQTSAESAVTSTTAQLQNKAKEAENQVKGFQSQAENAISTASIQLKSKVSEAESQLQSKAAATISSAESQFKSQIGNVESQVQSATKQAEDKANEIKSKTEGFVSSASLELQNKKNEAEESLKNVTETVKKTESDIQVKGQDSLASLQQMPMAALGALTGGAQNAVGGVGKNLQQVLSGVQEKSQEVIQTVQEVPKHIQNTIADVQTKAMGAISDLKEIPTAALGSLTQVQSSVLGSATQGVQGIQKQAEEALVKAVDDGTGNINEAVVKIQAGVRGYLTRKSLKEKKEKTDTSDDKESTPTNDLLASTENQAKSILDENLLSSDAALEEFLKEQNIESPQLTEEELSWLQEGAYEGDQEQAATKIQAAFRGFKVRKDSPQSK
- the LOC107456769 gene encoding putative leucine-rich repeat-containing protein DDB_G0290503 isoform X4, giving the protein MGGILTKLQRKKLPAIEAAPEAREENDKTAGDVPSTEDLPNKIAENDTEPIKVETIKLEEKDEKDKDKTVFTEYQESVKVEENKSPAEKEKKSKSFFPSFSSKDSLSFMSETPTSRPTSFVSQTSSEVFHPVIREEVKTEIVTPPSGLFTSNTQAHDSVEIENEKKSLSSSFNSFTKSAKDAGNKLESAAADANKELQNKAAELEEGARQLQGQAEAKVKETEGELNKAKSDAEKAIQDTTENIQNKAKETQSKVQQSISSTQSALQNKAKEAENKLKETQSQAEKAVSDTNELIQSKTKEAENKFQNFQSKTQAQIDSNIKNAETAALDMKSKAEKSIADANAELESRIQDVHAKAQATVLNIQAKAQQNAAKVTSQIDEKAKEAETAAQNLQSKVEKTVSDSASQLQSKASEAEAAVKNLHSKAEAQVRDAESAVQNLQSKAQETIETKQKEAEAKVQDLQNKAQSELDSKTREAETALKNLQTSAESAVTSTTAQLQNKAKEAENQVKGFQSQAENAISTASIQLKSKVSEAESQLQSKAAATISSAESQFKSQIGNVESQVQSATKQAEDKANEIKSKTEGFVSSASLELQNKKNEAEESLKNVTETVKKTESDIQVKGQDSLASLQQMPMAALGALTGGAQNAVGGVGKNLQQVLSGVQEKSQEVIQTVQEVPKHIQNTIADVQTKAMGAISDLKEIPTAALGSLTQVQSSVLGSATQGVQGIQKQAEEALVKAVDDGTGNINEAVVKIQAGVRGYLTRKSLKEKKEKTDTSDDKESTPTNDLLASTENQAKSILDENLLSSDAALEEFLKEQNIESPQLTEEELSWLQEGAYEGDQEQAATKIQAAFRGFKVRKDSPQSK
- the LOC107456769 gene encoding myosin heavy chain, clone 203 isoform X10, which produces MGGILTKLQRKKLPAIEAAPEAREENDKTAGDVPSTEDLPNKIAENDTEPIKVETIKLEEKDEKDKDKTVFTEYQESVKVEENKSPAEKEKKSKSFFPSFSSKKKSLSSSFNSFTKSAKDAGNKLESAAADANKELQNKAAELEEGARQLQGQAEAKVKETEGELNKAKSDAEKAIQDTTENIQNKAKETQSKVQQSISSTQSALQNKAKEAENKLKETQSQAEKAVSDTNELIQSKTKEAENKFQNFQSKTQAQIDSNIKNAETAALDMKSKAEKSIADANAELESRIQDVHAKAQATVLNIQAKAQQNAAKVTSQIDEKAKEAETAAQNLQSKVEKTVSDSASQLQSKASEAEAAVKNLHSKAEAQVRDAESAVQNLQSKAQETIETKQKEAEAKVQDLQNKAQSELDSKTREAETALKNLQTSAESAVTSTTAQLQNKAKEAENQVKGFQSQAENAISTASIQLKSKVSEAESQLQSKAAATISSAESQFKSQIGNVESQVQSATKQAEDKANEIKSKTEGFVSSASLELQNKKNEAEESLKNVTETVKKTESDIQVKGQDSLASLQQMPMAALGALTGGAQNAVGGVGKNLQQVLSGVQEKSQEVIQTVQEVPKHIQNTIADVQTKAMGAISDLKEIPTAALGSLTQVQSSVLGSATQGVQGIQKQAEEALVKAVDDGTGNINEAVVKIQAGVRGYLTRKSLKEKKEKTDTSDDKESTPTNDLLASTENQAKSILDENLLSSDAALEEFLKEQNIESPQLTEEELSWLQEGAYEGDQEQAATKIQAAFRGFKVRKDSPQSK
- the LOC107456769 gene encoding myosin heavy chain, clone 203 isoform X9, translated to MGCVSSVFQYGSYVIDEKAAPEAREENDKTAGDVPSTEDLPNKIAENDTEPIKVETIKLEEKDEKDKDKTVFTEYQESVKVEENKSPAEKEKKSKSFFPSFSSKKKSLSSSFNSFTKSAKDAGNKLESAAADANKELQNKAAELEEGARQLQGQAEAKVKETEGELNKAKSDAEKAIQDTTENIQNKAKETQSKVQQSISSTQSALQNKAKEAENKLKETQSQAEKAVSDTNELIQSKTKEAENKFQNFQSKTQAQIDSNIKNAETAALDMKSKAEKSIADANAELESRIQDVHAKAQATVLNIQAKAQQNAAKVTSQIDEKAKEAETAAQNLQSKVEKTVSDSASQLQSKASEAEAAVKNLHSKAEAQVRDAESAVQNLQSKAQETIETKQKEAEAKVQDLQNKAQSELDSKTREAETALKNLQTSAESAVTSTTAQLQNKAKEAENQVKGFQSQAENAISTASIQLKSKVSEAESQLQSKAAATISSAESQFKSQIGNVESQVQSATKQAEDKANEIKSKTEGFVSSASLELQNKKNEAEESLKNVTETVKKTESDIQVKGQDSLASLQQMPMAALGALTGGAQNAVGGVGKNLQQVLSGVQEKSQEVIQTVQEVPKHIQNTIADVQTKAMGAISDLKEIPTAALGSLTQVQSSVLGSATQGVQGIQKQAEEALVKAVDDGTGNINEAVVKIQAGVRGYLTRKSLKEKKEKTDTSDDKESTPTNDLLASTENQAKSILDENLLSSDAALEEFLKEQNIESPQLTEEELSWLQEGAYEGDQEQAATKIQAAFRGFKVRKDSPQSK
- the LOC107456769 gene encoding myosin heavy chain, clone 203 isoform X6 — its product is MGGILTKLQRKKLPAIEAAPEAREENDKTAGDVPSTEDLPNKIAENDTEPIKVETIKLEEKDEKDKDIGEPTVMEFERVRETKLEKEKTIKDSGETTEKTVFTEYQESVKVEENKSPAEKEKKSKSFFPSFSSKKKSLSSSFNSFTKSAKDAGNKLESAAADANKELQNKAAELEEGARQLQGQAEAKVKETEGELNKAKSDAEKAIQDTTENIQNKAKETQSKVQQSISSTQSALQNKAKEAENKLKETQSQAEKAVSDTNELIQSKTKEAENKFQNFQSKTQAQIDSNIKNAETAALDMKSKAEKSIADANAELESRIQDVHAKAQATVLNIQAKAQQNAAKVTSQIDEKAKEAETAAQNLQSKVEKTVSDSASQLQSKASEAEAAVKNLHSKAEAQVRDAESAVQNLQSKAQETIETKQKEAEAKVQDLQNKAQSELDSKTREAETALKNLQTSAESAVTSTTAQLQNKAKEAENQVKGFQSQAENAISTASIQLKSKVSEAESQLQSKAAATISSAESQFKSQIGNVESQVQSATKQAEDKANEIKSKTEGFVSSASLELQNKKNEAEESLKNVTETVKKTESDIQVKGQDSLASLQQMPMAALGALTGGAQNAVGGVGKNLQQVLSGVQEKSQEVIQTVQEVPKHIQNTIADVQTKAMGAISDLKEIPTAALGSLTQVQSSVLGSATQGVQGIQKQAEEALVKAVDDGTGNINEAVVKIQAGVRGYLTRKSLKEKKEKTDTSDDKESTPTNDLLASTENQAKSILDENLLSSDAALEEFLKEQNIESPQLTEEELSWLQEGAYEGDQEQAATKIQAAFRGFKVRKDSPQSK
- the LOC107456769 gene encoding putative leucine-rich repeat-containing protein DDB_G0290503 isoform X2, which translates into the protein MGGILTKLQRKKLPAIEAAPEAREENDKTAGDVPSTEDLPNKIAENDTEPIKVETIKLEEKDEKDKDIGEPTVMEFERVRETKLEKEKTIKDSGETTEKTVFTEYQESVKVEENKSPAEKEKKSKSFFPSFSSKDSLSFMSETPTSRPTSFVSQTSSEVFHPVIREEVKTEIVTPPSGLFTSNTQAHDSVEIENEKKSLSSSFNSFTKSAKDAGNKLESAAADANKELQNKAAELEEGARQLQGQAEAKVKETEGELNKAKSDAEKAIQDTTENIQNKAKETQSKVQQSISSTQSALQNKAKEAENKLKETQSQAEKAVSDTNELIQSKTKEAENKFQNFQSKTQAQIDSNIKNAETAALDMKSKAEKSIADANAELESRIQDVHAKAQATVLNIQAKAQQNAAKVTSQIDEKAKEAETAAQNLQSKVEKTVSDSASQLQSKASEAEAAVKNLHSKAEAQVRDAESAVQNLQSKAQETIETKQKEAEAKVQDLQNKAQSELDSKTREAETALKNLQTSAESAVTSTTAQLQNKAKEAENQVKGFQSQAENAISTASIQLKSKVSEAESQLQSKAAATISSAESQFKSQIGNVESQVQSATKQAEDKANEIKSKTEGFVSSASLELQNKKNEAEESLKNVTETVKKTESDIQVKGQDSLASLQQMPMAALGALTGGAQNAVGGVGKNLQQVLSGVQEKSQEVIQTVQEVPKHIQNTIADVQTKAMGAISDLKEIPTAALGSLTQVQSSVLGSATQGVQGIQKQAEEALVKAVDDGTGNINEAVVKIQAGVRGYLTRKSLKEKKEKTDTSDDKESTPTNDLLASTENQAKSILDENLLSSDAALEEFLKEQNIESPQLTEEELSWLQEGAYEGDQEQAATKIQAAFRGFKVRKDSPQSK
- the LOC107456769 gene encoding putative leucine-rich repeat-containing protein DDB_G0290503 isoform X1, with translation MGCVSSVFQYGSYVIDEKAAPEAREENDKTAGDVPSTEDLPNKIAENDTEPIKVETIKLEEKDEKDKDIGEPTVMEFERVRETKLEKEKTIKDSGETTEKTVFTEYQESVKVEENKSPAEKEKKSKSFFPSFSSKDSLSFMSETPTSRPTSFVSQTSSEVFHPVIREEVKTEIVTPPSGLFTSNTQAHDSVEIENEKKSLSSSFNSFTKSAKDAGNKLESAAADANKELQNKAAELEEGARQLQGQAEAKVKETEGELNKAKSDAEKAIQDTTENIQNKAKETQSKVQQSISSTQSALQNKAKEAENKLKETQSQAEKAVSDTNELIQSKTKEAENKFQNFQSKTQAQIDSNIKNAETAALDMKSKAEKSIADANAELESRIQDVHAKAQATVLNIQAKAQQNAAKVTSQIDEKAKEAETAAQNLQSKVEKTVSDSASQLQSKASEAEAAVKNLHSKAEAQVRDAESAVQNLQSKAQETIETKQKEAEAKVQDLQNKAQSELDSKTREAETALKNLQTSAESAVTSTTAQLQNKAKEAENQVKGFQSQAENAISTASIQLKSKVSEAESQLQSKAAATISSAESQFKSQIGNVESQVQSATKQAEDKANEIKSKTEGFVSSASLELQNKKNEAEESLKNVTETVKKTESDIQVKGQDSLASLQQMPMAALGALTGGAQNAVGGVGKNLQQVLSGVQEKSQEVIQTVQEVPKHIQNTIADVQTKAMGAISDLKEIPTAALGSLTQVQSSVLGSATQGVQGIQKQAEEALVKAVDDGTGNINEAVVKIQAGVRGYLTRKSLKEKKEKTDTSDDKESTPTNDLLASTENQAKSILDENLLSSDAALEEFLKEQNIESPQLTEEELSWLQEGAYEGDQEQAATKIQAAFRGFKVRKDSPQSK
- the LOC107456769 gene encoding myosin heavy chain, clone 203 isoform X11, encoding MEFERVRETKLEKEKTIKDSGETTEKTVFTEYQESVKVEENKSPAEKEKKSKSFFPSFSSKKKSLSSSFNSFTKSAKDAGNKLESAAADANKELQNKAAELEEGARQLQGQAEAKVKETEGELNKAKSDAEKAIQDTTENIQNKAKETQSKVQQSISSTQSALQNKAKEAENKLKETQSQAEKAVSDTNELIQSKTKEAENKFQNFQSKTQAQIDSNIKNAETAALDMKSKAEKSIADANAELESRIQDVHAKAQATVLNIQAKAQQNAAKVTSQIDEKAKEAETAAQNLQSKVEKTVSDSASQLQSKASEAEAAVKNLHSKAEAQVRDAESAVQNLQSKAQETIETKQKEAEAKVQDLQNKAQSELDSKTREAETALKNLQTSAESAVTSTTAQLQNKAKEAENQVKGFQSQAENAISTASIQLKSKVSEAESQLQSKAAATISSAESQFKSQIGNVESQVQSATKQAEDKANEIKSKTEGFVSSASLELQNKKNEAEESLKNVTETVKKTESDIQVKGQDSLASLQQMPMAALGALTGGAQNAVGGVGKNLQQVLSGVQEKSQEVIQTVQEVPKHIQNTIADVQTKAMGAISDLKEIPTAALGSLTQVQSSVLGSATQGVQGIQKQAEEALVKAVDDGTGNINEAVVKIQAGVRGYLTRKSLKEKKEKTDTSDDKESTPTNDLLASTENQAKSILDENLLSSDAALEEFLKEQNIESPQLTEEELSWLQEGAYEGDQEQAATKIQAAFRGFKVRKDSPQSK
- the LOC107456769 gene encoding myosin heavy chain, clone 203 isoform X8, producing MGCVSSVFQYGSYVIDEKAAPEAREENDKTAGDVPSTEDLPNKIAENDTEPIKVETIKLEEKDEKDKDIGEPTVMEFERVRETKLEKEKTIKDSGETTEKTVFTEYQESVKVEENKSPAEKEKKSKSFFPSFSSKDSLSFMSETPTSRPTSFVSQTSSEVFHPVIREEVKTEIVTPPSGLFTSNTQAHDSVEIENEKKSLSSSFNSFTKSAKDAGNKLESAAADANKELQNKAAELEEGARQLQGQAEAKVKETEGELNKAKSDAEKAIQDTTENIQNKAKETQSKVQQSISSTQSALQNKAKEAENKLKETQSQAEKAVSDTNELIQSKTKEAENKFQNFQSKTQAQIDSNIKNAETAALDMKSKAEKSIADANAELESRIQDVHAKAQATVLNIQAKAQQNAAKVTSQIDEKAKEAETAAQNLQSKVEKTVSDSASQLQSKASEAEAAVKNLHSKAEAQVRDAESAVQNLQSKAQETIETKQKEAEAKVQDLQNKAQSELDSKTREAETALKNLQTSAESAVTSTTAQLQNKAKEAENQVKGFQSQAENAISTASIQLKSKVSEAESQLQSKAAATISSAESQFKSQIGNVESQVQSATKQAEDKANEIKSKTEGFVSSASLELQNKKNEAEESLKNVTETVKKTESDIQVKGQDSLASLQQMPMAALGALTGGAQNAVGGVGKNLQQVLSGVQEKSQEVIQTVQEVPKHIQNTIADVQTKAMGAISDLKEIPTAALGSLTQVQSSVLGSATQGVQGIQKQAEEALVKAVDDGTGNINEAVVKIQAGVRGYLTRKSLKEKKEKTDTSDDKGLKEN